One part of the Ranitomeya imitator isolate aRanImi1 chromosome 10, aRanImi1.pri, whole genome shotgun sequence genome encodes these proteins:
- the LOC138651204 gene encoding uncharacterized protein encodes MAHRGVLAFLLFLGLGVSNVYGENITALCDSILHAPLKNDSLSNFTLSVSPEKLSSNTSYSVQLNGTGNFTVLFQAVIGSGSVGKWSAESENCDGSPLFINHSLSSQHIVTAWTSPVNVTSATIKVYLHNTAETFALHKILLKDSSPGTNTTKAPSTTNHTESTKAPGKVTTTHRVVKTTSAASIDQSSLVSMALSLILGVLLIPNKYLS; translated from the exons ATGGCACACCGCGGAGTTCTCGCTTTCCTCCTTTTCCTTGGTttaggggtttctaatgtttatggAGAAAATATCACCGCCCTGTGTGATAGTATATTGCATGCCCCCTTGAAGAATGACAGCCTCTCAAATTTTACCTTGAGTGTCTCCCCTGAAAAACTTTCCAGCAATACAAGTTACAGCG TTCAGTTGAATGGAACTGGCAATTTTACAGTACTCTTTCAAGCCGTTATTGGGTCCGGCTCTGTAGGAAAATGGTCTGCAGAAAGTGAAAACTGTGATGGAAGTCCCTTGTTCATTAACCATTCCCTCAGCAGTCAACACATCGTCACAGCGTGGACTTCACCAGTCAACGTGACAAGCGCTACAATTAA GGTATATTTGCATAATACAGCAGAAACTTTCGCTTTACATAAAATCTTACTCAAAG aTTCTAGCCCAGGAACCAATACAACGAAAG CACCATCCACTACTAACCACACAGAAAGTACTAAAGCTCCCGGCAAAG TAACAACAACTCATCGTGTAGTGAAAACCACAAGTGCAGCTTCTATAGATCAATCAAGTCTGGTATCTATGGCTTTAAGTCTGATCCTCGGTGTGCTCCTCATCCCCAACAAGTATCTCTCATGA